One Pararhizobium sp. IMCC3301 DNA segment encodes these proteins:
- a CDS encoding glutathione binding-like protein, with product MIDLYFWPTPNGYKASIMLEETGLAYRVKPIDITAGDQFAREFLTISPNNKIPAIVDPDGPDGKPVSVFESGAVLLYLAEKTGCLISTAPRARIQTMEWLMFQMGGFGPMLGQAHHFRVYAPENIDYAVKRYTDEASRLYRVLEARLEGSAYLAGDYSIADIATFTWVRPRKMQGQDLADYPNIQRWYDAIKARPAVQAGLSVMADRKKWEAKPGSDAWTSMFGNSASQGHGDRNE from the coding sequence ATGATCGACCTTTATTTCTGGCCTACTCCGAACGGATACAAGGCATCGATCATGCTTGAAGAAACCGGCCTCGCCTACCGGGTCAAGCCGATTGACATCACCGCGGGCGACCAGTTCGCCCGCGAGTTCCTCACGATCAGTCCAAACAACAAGATTCCAGCCATCGTCGATCCCGACGGGCCGGATGGCAAACCAGTCAGCGTGTTCGAATCGGGCGCGGTCCTGCTGTATCTGGCGGAAAAGACCGGATGCCTGATTTCCACCGCCCCCCGCGCGCGAATCCAGACTATGGAATGGCTCATGTTCCAGATGGGTGGGTTTGGTCCGATGCTTGGCCAGGCGCATCATTTCAGGGTTTACGCTCCGGAAAACATTGATTACGCTGTCAAGCGTTATACGGACGAAGCCAGCCGGCTCTATCGCGTCCTTGAAGCCCGGCTTGAAGGCTCCGCATACTTGGCCGGCGACTATTCCATTGCTGACATCGCGACGTTTACTTGGGTACGGCCGCGCAAGATGCAGGGTCAGGATCTGGCGGATTACCCGAATATCCAGCGCTGGTACGACGCGATTAAAGCCCGCCCTGCGGTGCAGGCCGGGCTATCGGTAATGGCCGACCGCAAAAAGTGGGAAGCAAAACCCGGCAGCGACGCCTGGACCTCGATGTTCGGCAACTCCGCAAGTCAGGGCCACGGCGACAGAAACGAATAG
- a CDS encoding FadR/GntR family transcriptional regulator encodes MKTQKTIGQVLNFIRERKYESGERLLSERDFAQKLGTTRQYVREAITALEAMRVVERRPSSGIYLRDLNSESSFEALVLHADTGVPLQPKEVADALETRRVLEVQAVTLACARHTDADLAKLERNLSATRARLDKSESIELEDREFHQLIVASTGNHVLVRLVNAFYEMSQLRRKLFFADQSRCLRSFEEHSRIFSAIRERDADRASEAIDAHLSQTVATWEKLLTSGSDAVE; translated from the coding sequence TTGAAAACCCAGAAAACTATCGGCCAAGTCCTGAATTTCATTCGCGAGCGGAAATACGAAAGCGGCGAGCGGCTGCTTTCGGAACGCGATTTCGCCCAGAAGCTGGGTACCACCCGGCAATATGTCCGTGAGGCAATCACCGCTCTCGAAGCGATGCGCGTGGTCGAACGGCGGCCCAGTTCGGGGATCTATCTTCGTGACCTGAACAGTGAAAGCAGCTTCGAGGCCTTAGTTCTGCATGCCGATACCGGCGTGCCGCTGCAACCAAAGGAAGTCGCCGATGCGCTGGAGACGCGCCGGGTTCTGGAGGTCCAGGCAGTGACGCTCGCCTGTGCGCGCCATACCGACGCTGATCTTGCCAAGCTAGAGCGGAATTTGTCCGCTACGCGGGCCCGGCTGGATAAGTCCGAGTCCATCGAGCTAGAGGACCGTGAATTCCATCAGCTCATCGTGGCATCCACCGGCAATCACGTTCTCGTCCGGCTGGTCAACGCGTTTTATGAAATGTCGCAGTTGCGCCGCAAACTCTTCTTTGCGGATCAGTCGCGGTGTCTTCGGTCGTTTGAAGAGCATTCGCGGATTTTCAGCGCCATCCGGGAGCGTGACGCTGATCGCGCGAGCGAGGCCATCGACGCCCATCTTTCGCAAACCGTGGCGACTTGGGAAAAGTTGTTGACGAGCGGAAGCGACGCTGTGGAGTAG
- a CDS encoding CaiB/BaiF CoA-transferase family protein: protein MAGPLVGLKVLDMSRILAGPWLGQILVDYGADVWKIERPEVGDDTRQWGPPFIEFDNDAGHDAAYFFAANRGKKSICLDLKNDADLGVLHRLANKADVLIENYKFGDLCRYGLDFETVRKTNPGIIYCSITGFGHTGPYRDRAGYDMAIQAMGGLMSLTGERKDRPGGGAQRVGVPIADLLTGTYAASAVIAAYHHKHLTGEGQHIDMSLLDTMVACLANQNMNYLASGKTPEPMGNEHPNIAPYGVFDTSDGAFVLAVGNDRQFLGFCRVAGLEDVAADQRFTSNSNRLCHRDALSALVGQRTRQNDTSYWIDTLSASGVPCAPINGLDAVMSDPQVLARGMLVELPHTGAGTVRLVANPVRFSRTAIEYEAGPPMLDEHRDYILAIAQDVVEEQGADS from the coding sequence ATGGCCGGGCCTTTGGTGGGTTTGAAAGTTCTTGATATGTCGCGTATTCTTGCGGGGCCCTGGCTCGGACAGATCCTTGTCGATTATGGCGCGGATGTCTGGAAGATCGAACGTCCGGAGGTTGGCGACGATACTCGGCAATGGGGACCGCCGTTTATCGAGTTCGATAACGATGCCGGTCACGATGCCGCCTATTTCTTTGCGGCGAACCGCGGTAAAAAATCCATCTGCCTTGATCTTAAGAACGACGCGGATTTGGGGGTCTTGCACCGTCTTGCCAACAAGGCGGATGTGCTGATTGAGAATTACAAGTTCGGCGATCTGTGCCGTTACGGCCTAGATTTCGAGACGGTCCGCAAGACGAATCCGGGAATCATCTATTGTTCGATCACGGGTTTCGGTCACACAGGCCCCTATCGGGACCGTGCCGGATACGACATGGCGATCCAGGCCATGGGCGGCCTCATGAGCCTGACCGGCGAACGCAAGGACCGTCCGGGCGGCGGTGCGCAGCGCGTTGGTGTGCCGATCGCGGATCTGTTGACCGGAACCTATGCCGCCAGCGCGGTGATCGCAGCCTATCATCATAAGCACCTGACCGGTGAAGGCCAGCATATCGACATGTCCTTACTCGATACGATGGTGGCCTGTCTGGCCAATCAGAACATGAACTATCTGGCCAGTGGCAAAACACCTGAACCTATGGGCAACGAACACCCCAACATTGCCCCATACGGGGTGTTCGACACCTCGGACGGCGCATTCGTTCTGGCCGTGGGAAACGATCGTCAGTTCCTCGGGTTTTGCCGTGTCGCGGGCCTGGAAGATGTCGCGGCAGACCAGCGATTTACCAGCAACTCCAATCGGTTGTGTCACCGTGACGCGCTGTCAGCGCTAGTCGGTCAGCGCACGCGCCAGAATGACACCAGCTATTGGATCGATACGTTGAGCGCCTCGGGCGTACCATGCGCGCCAATTAACGGGCTAGATGCCGTGATGTCCGACCCGCAGGTCCTGGCGCGCGGCATGCTGGTGGAGCTGCCACATACCGGAGCCGGGACGGTCCGCCTGGTGGCAAACCCGGTCCGGTTCTCCCGGACCGCAATCGAATACGAAGCCGGCCCGCCAATGCTGGACGAACACCGCGACTACATCCTGGCAATCGCACAGGATGTAGTCGAAGAACAGGGCGCCGACTCGTGA